In Bicyclus anynana chromosome 1, ilBicAnyn1.1, whole genome shotgun sequence, a single window of DNA contains:
- the LOC112048189 gene encoding myocyte-specific enhancer factor 2 isoform X6 yields the protein MGRKKIQISRITDERNRQVTFNKRKFGVMKKAYELSVLCDCEIALIIFSSNNKLYQYASTDMDKVLLKYTEYNEPHESLTNRNIIEALTKKEHKNGVMSPDSPEAEPEYNLTPRTEAKYSKIDEEFQMMMQRNQMNGSRVGVGVTGSNYNLPVSVPVGSYDQSLLQASPQMHTSISPRPSSSETDSVYPSGGMLEMSNGYPGSGSPLGAGCTPSPSPGPAPSPHRHPHKSHAHAPPPHHSPRNNLRVVIPSSMPPPQDDISYAGETPLSYSGLGNFGGPQDFSMSSDIGIGLSWGAHQLQTLQHNRYISSLPVLGGGTPPPAGSPSNVKIKAEPVSPPRGSDHMHRPPPAPQPAHLSGAIDGKYVYFSGSVTSSNMGSPAGQDMRHANTVPLDYEQPHTKRPRIDGWAT from the exons ATGGGACGgaagaaaatacaaatatcaCGGATCACGGATGAACGGAATCGACAG GTGACATTCAACAAGCGCAAATTCGGGGTGATGAAGAAAGCTTACGAGTTGAGCGTGCTCTGCGACTGCGAGATCGCCCTCATCATCTTCAGCTCCAACAACAAACTCTACCAGTATGCCAGCACGGATATGGATAAG GTGTTACTGAAATACACGGAATACAACGAACCGCATGAGTCCCTCACCAACCGGAACATCATCGAG GCACTAACGAAGAAAGAGCATAAGAACGGAGTGATGTCCCCGGACAGTCCGGAGGCTGAGCCGGAGTACAACCTGACACCGCGGACCGAGGCCAAGTATTCAAAGATCGATGAGGAATTCCAAATGATGATGCAGCGTAACCAAATGAACGGCAGCAGAGTGGGGGTGGGAGTGACCGGGAGCAACTACAACTTGCCAGTGAGCGTGCCGGTGGGGAGTTACGACCAGTCGCTGCTGCAAGCTAGTCCACAGATGCACACTTCTATCAGTCCACGGCCCTCGTCTTCGGAAACCGATTCAG TTTACCCCAGCGGCGGAATGCTAGAGATGTCCAACGGCTACCCCGGGTCCGGCTCGCCGCTGGGCGCCGGCTGCACCCCGTCGCCCTCCCCCGGCCCCGCACCCTCCCCCCACCGACACCCGCACAAGTCTCACGCACACGCCCCGCCACCGCACCACTCACCCCGGAACAACTTGCGCGTAGTCATACCCAGTTCAATGCCACCGCCTCAGGACGATATATCATATGCTGGAGAG ACACCACTAAGCTACTCAGGACTCGGCAACTTCGGCGGACCCCAGGACTTCAGCATGAGCTCGGACATCGGCATCGGCCTGTCTTGGGGCGCGCACCAGCTGCAGACTCTACAGCACAACAGGTACAT TAGCAGCCTACCAGTGTTGGGCGGTGGgacgccgccgcccgccggctCGCCCAGCAACGTGAAAATTAAAGCGGAACCTGTTTCACCGCCTCGAGGCTCTGATCATATGCACCGACCCCCGCCCGCGCCTCAGCCCGCGCACTTATCCGGTGCCATTGATGGTAAGTACG tttatttttcaggATCAGTAACGTCAAGTAACATGGGCTCGCCGGCCGGGCAGGACATGAGGCATGCAAACACCGTCCCACTAGACTACGAGCAGCCCCACACCAAGCGGCCGCGAATCGACGGCTGGGCCACATAG
- the LOC112048189 gene encoding myocyte-specific enhancer factor 2 isoform X7 — MGRKKIQISRITDERNRQVTFNKRKFGVMKKAYELSVLCDCEIALIIFSSNNKLYQYASTDMDKVLLKYTEYNEPHESLTNRNIIEALTKKEHKNGVMSPDSPEAEPEYNLTPRTEAKYSKIDEEFQMMMQRNQMNGSRVGVGVTGSNYNLPVSVPVGSYDQSLLQASPQMHTSISPRPSSSETDSVYPSGGMLEMSNGYPGSGSPLGAGCTPSPSPGPAPSPHRHPHKSHAHAPPPHHSPRNNLRVVIPSSMPPPQDDISYAGETPLSYSGLGNFGGPQDFSMSSDIGIGLSWGAHQLQTLQHNSSSLPVLGGGTPPPAGSPSNVKIKAEPVSPPRGSDHMHRPPPAPQPAHLSGAIDGKYVYFSGSVTSSNMGSPAGQDMRHANTVPLDYEQPHTKRPRIDGWAT, encoded by the exons ATGGGACGgaagaaaatacaaatatcaCGGATCACGGATGAACGGAATCGACAG GTGACATTCAACAAGCGCAAATTCGGGGTGATGAAGAAAGCTTACGAGTTGAGCGTGCTCTGCGACTGCGAGATCGCCCTCATCATCTTCAGCTCCAACAACAAACTCTACCAGTATGCCAGCACGGATATGGATAAG GTGTTACTGAAATACACGGAATACAACGAACCGCATGAGTCCCTCACCAACCGGAACATCATCGAG GCACTAACGAAGAAAGAGCATAAGAACGGAGTGATGTCCCCGGACAGTCCGGAGGCTGAGCCGGAGTACAACCTGACACCGCGGACCGAGGCCAAGTATTCAAAGATCGATGAGGAATTCCAAATGATGATGCAGCGTAACCAAATGAACGGCAGCAGAGTGGGGGTGGGAGTGACCGGGAGCAACTACAACTTGCCAGTGAGCGTGCCGGTGGGGAGTTACGACCAGTCGCTGCTGCAAGCTAGTCCACAGATGCACACTTCTATCAGTCCACGGCCCTCGTCTTCGGAAACCGATTCAG TTTACCCCAGCGGCGGAATGCTAGAGATGTCCAACGGCTACCCCGGGTCCGGCTCGCCGCTGGGCGCCGGCTGCACCCCGTCGCCCTCCCCCGGCCCCGCACCCTCCCCCCACCGACACCCGCACAAGTCTCACGCACACGCCCCGCCACCGCACCACTCACCCCGGAACAACTTGCGCGTAGTCATACCCAGTTCAATGCCACCGCCTCAGGACGATATATCATATGCTGGAGAG ACACCACTAAGCTACTCAGGACTCGGCAACTTCGGCGGACCCCAGGACTTCAGCATGAGCTCGGACATCGGCATCGGCCTGTCTTGGGGCGCGCACCAGCTGCAGACTCTACAGCACAACAG TAGCAGCCTACCAGTGTTGGGCGGTGGgacgccgccgcccgccggctCGCCCAGCAACGTGAAAATTAAAGCGGAACCTGTTTCACCGCCTCGAGGCTCTGATCATATGCACCGACCCCCGCCCGCGCCTCAGCCCGCGCACTTATCCGGTGCCATTGATGGTAAGTACG tttatttttcaggATCAGTAACGTCAAGTAACATGGGCTCGCCGGCCGGGCAGGACATGAGGCATGCAAACACCGTCCCACTAGACTACGAGCAGCCCCACACCAAGCGGCCGCGAATCGACGGCTGGGCCACATAG